Proteins encoded in a region of the Bacillus methanolicus genome:
- a CDS encoding cell wall hydrolase, with amino-acid sequence MAVVKATESDINLLARLLRAEAEGEGRLGMLLVGNVGINRIRANCSDFKGIRTIPQMVYQPHAFEAVTKGYFYQRARESEKQLARRSIRGERYWPAKFSLWYFRPPGACPPTWYNQPHAGRYKLHCFYEPTAETCENVYNTF; translated from the coding sequence GTGGCAGTTGTAAAGGCAACGGAATCAGACATTAATCTTTTGGCAAGATTGTTAAGGGCAGAGGCTGAGGGAGAAGGCAGATTGGGAATGCTGCTTGTCGGCAATGTCGGCATAAATCGTATTAGGGCAAACTGTTCCGATTTCAAAGGGATACGTACGATCCCGCAAATGGTTTATCAGCCGCATGCTTTTGAAGCTGTTACGAAAGGATATTTTTATCAGAGGGCAAGGGAAAGTGAAAAACAGTTAGCCCGCCGCTCAATTAGAGGAGAAAGATATTGGCCGGCTAAATTCAGTTTGTGGTATTTCAGGCCGCCGGGCGCCTGTCCTCCTACATGGTATAATCAGCCGCATGCGGGTCGTTACAAACTTCACTGTTTTTATGAACCAACCGCCGAAACATGTGAAAATGTTTATAATACGTTTTAA
- a CDS encoding spore germination protein has translation MPSFFKRKKQEKNSQEQSNNRFLEPIDYSLSANLEIIKQKTGKSSDLVIRTLKIGNHSEIKTAIVYFEGIVDTQFINDFIIESMTMNRDLQEKLIRKNALEIIAEEMVAVGKVKTVSDWDELFLSLMSGETIILVDGINEALSASTKGGEKRAVQDPSTQISVRGSREGFTENIQTNTAMVRRIIKNPDLWLESMTIGKITKTDVAIMYINEIAEEKIVEEVRERLKRIDIDGILESGYIEQLIEDQTLTTFPTLYHTERPDIVAGNLLEGRVAIFVNGTPFVLLAPAVFIQFFQSVEDYYARFDIATALRFLRILTLFISLIGPAVYIAATTFHQEMIPTQLLIAIAAQREAVPFPAFVEAVIMEVSFEILREAGIRLPKAVGSAVSIVGALVIGQAAVQAGIVSPAMVIVVAITAIANFATPSFAIAISARLIRFLFMISAATFGFYGIILGIIMMTAHLCSLRSFGVPYMSPLAPFIPANAGDTFVRVPWWALRNRARLIGDKNPIREGKNQRPQPPEKRVMVNRDIEKGGRNES, from the coding sequence ATGCCTTCATTTTTTAAACGGAAAAAACAAGAGAAAAACAGTCAAGAACAGTCCAATAATCGTTTTTTAGAGCCTATTGATTATTCCTTGTCAGCAAATCTTGAAATCATAAAACAGAAAACAGGAAAAAGTTCAGACCTAGTCATCCGAACGTTGAAAATCGGCAATCATTCTGAGATTAAAACCGCAATTGTTTATTTCGAAGGCATTGTGGACACTCAATTCATCAACGATTTCATAATCGAATCCATGACGATGAATCGTGATTTACAAGAAAAGCTAATTCGAAAAAATGCTTTGGAAATCATCGCAGAAGAGATGGTTGCTGTCGGTAAAGTAAAAACAGTAAGTGACTGGGATGAGTTATTTTTATCGTTAATGTCAGGAGAAACCATAATCTTAGTCGATGGAATAAATGAGGCTCTGAGCGCTAGTACAAAGGGCGGTGAAAAACGGGCGGTTCAAGATCCAAGTACACAGATATCGGTCCGTGGTTCAAGAGAAGGGTTTACGGAAAACATTCAGACAAATACAGCGATGGTGCGTCGGATTATTAAAAATCCGGACTTATGGCTTGAGTCGATGACAATCGGCAAGATTACGAAAACAGATGTTGCGATTATGTATATAAATGAAATTGCCGAAGAGAAAATCGTCGAAGAAGTACGTGAACGACTAAAAAGGATTGACATCGACGGCATTTTAGAATCGGGTTATATTGAACAACTGATTGAAGATCAGACGTTGACAACCTTTCCGACACTTTATCATACAGAAAGACCGGATATCGTTGCCGGCAATCTGCTTGAAGGAAGGGTTGCTATTTTTGTAAACGGTACTCCTTTCGTGCTTTTAGCTCCTGCTGTATTTATTCAGTTTTTCCAGTCAGTTGAAGATTATTATGCGCGTTTCGATATCGCAACAGCCCTTCGCTTTTTGCGGATTTTAACTCTCTTTATTTCCCTTATAGGACCTGCTGTTTATATTGCTGCTACTACATTTCACCAAGAGATGATTCCGACACAGCTGTTGATCGCAATTGCGGCTCAGAGGGAAGCGGTGCCTTTTCCGGCATTTGTTGAAGCGGTCATAATGGAAGTATCGTTTGAAATTTTACGAGAAGCAGGGATCCGATTGCCAAAAGCCGTAGGCTCGGCAGTATCGATTGTCGGGGCTCTTGTGATCGGACAAGCAGCAGTACAGGCCGGAATTGTTTCACCTGCCATGGTGATTGTCGTGGCCATTACAGCAATCGCCAACTTTGCAACGCCTTCATTTGCGATTGCGATTTCCGCACGATTAATCCGTTTTTTGTTTATGATCAGTGCGGCAACATTTGGTTTCTATGGGATTATTCTAGGAATTATCATGATGACCGCTCATTTATGCAGCCTTCGTTCATTCGGCGTTCCCTATATGTCTCCGCTTGCGCCGTTCATTCCGGCAAATGCGGGTGATACATTCGTCCGGGTTCCATGGTGGGCTTTAAGGAATAGAGCAAGATTAATCGGCGATAAAAATCCGATTCGTGAAGGGAAAAACCAGAGACCGCAGCCTCCTGAAAAACGTGTGATGGTCAATCGTGACATTGAAAAAGGTGGCCGAAATGAATCATAA
- a CDS encoding Ger(x)C family spore germination protein, which translates to MNHKKVFLFLVLTATLLLSGCWSKKELTDLALIAAFGIDINEDGTYVGTFQIINPGNVAGGLQGGGGGERPPIIIYSSTGDNIVEVSRHASSKFSRRLYYAHTNLVVISDELAKKQGITTIFDALDRDPEFRSTATVVIARDTKAADIVKTLTPLDKIPANKVIKTLKFTEKRYGEHLNVNIQEVMRSLESPGKEPVITGFHLDGSAKHAKKLENIQETAPEASLEASGIAIFKEGKLIDWIQGKTARGAVWGLDKIKATDVNINWEEKKEAIAYQVIRQKTKVSANMKNGQPKISIHVRAEGDIGEVTLPIDLTDPRVLSNIEKALEKEIKKEIYVAVERAQKNKSDIFGFGETIRRSDPKAWKKMKHDWNDVHFHELEVDVTVDAFIRRTGLRNKPHLSDIEMNR; encoded by the coding sequence ATGAATCATAAAAAAGTATTTCTATTCTTAGTGTTGACAGCCACACTATTGCTCTCAGGGTGCTGGAGTAAAAAGGAACTAACCGATCTTGCATTAATCGCGGCCTTCGGTATTGACATAAATGAAGATGGCACGTATGTCGGAACCTTTCAAATTATAAATCCAGGAAACGTGGCAGGGGGCCTGCAAGGTGGAGGAGGCGGGGAGAGGCCGCCAATTATCATATATTCCAGCACCGGGGACAATATCGTTGAAGTGAGCCGGCATGCATCAAGCAAGTTCTCGCGAAGGCTTTATTATGCTCATACAAACCTTGTCGTCATTAGTGATGAACTGGCAAAAAAACAAGGCATCACCACTATTTTTGATGCTCTTGATCGCGATCCTGAATTCCGAAGCACGGCAACAGTTGTGATAGCCCGTGATACGAAAGCAGCTGATATCGTTAAAACGTTGACCCCTCTCGATAAAATTCCGGCTAATAAAGTAATTAAAACATTAAAATTTACGGAAAAAAGATATGGAGAGCATTTGAACGTCAATATTCAAGAAGTGATGAGATCTCTCGAATCTCCCGGAAAAGAACCGGTCATCACCGGATTTCACTTAGATGGGTCTGCCAAACATGCTAAAAAGCTGGAGAATATTCAAGAAACCGCCCCCGAAGCATCCCTTGAAGCCAGCGGCATTGCCATTTTTAAAGAAGGGAAATTGATCGACTGGATTCAAGGGAAAACAGCAAGAGGTGCAGTATGGGGACTTGATAAAATCAAAGCAACCGATGTCAATATCAACTGGGAAGAAAAAAAAGAGGCAATCGCTTATCAAGTAATCCGCCAAAAAACGAAAGTCTCTGCTAACATGAAAAATGGACAACCAAAAATTTCGATTCATGTCCGTGCAGAAGGAGACATTGGCGAGGTAACGTTACCTATTGATCTAACCGATCCGCGTGTACTGTCGAACATAGAAAAAGCATTGGAAAAAGAAATAAAAAAAGAGATATATGTTGCCGTAGAACGCGCCCAGAAAAATAAATCGGACATTTTTGGTTTTGGCGAAACGATACGCCGTTCCGATCCAAAAGCTTGGAAAAAGATGAAACACGATTGGAATGATGTCCACTTCCATGAATTAGAAGTGGACGTGACGGTAGATGCTTTTATACGCCGCACCGGTTTAAGGAATAAACCGCACCTTTCTGATATAGAAATGAATCGTTAG
- a CDS encoding VOC family protein, which yields MITKIATAAVYVEDQQKAKTFWTEKVGFEVILETPMGPGGSWLEVGPKGAETALVLYPKAMMKGWEQMKPSIVFVCDDIQATYEKMKANGVQFESEPKQMQWGTFATFLDEDGNSYVLKG from the coding sequence ATGATAACTAAAATAGCAACTGCTGCAGTTTATGTAGAAGACCAACAAAAAGCAAAAACATTTTGGACTGAAAAAGTCGGATTTGAAGTTATTCTCGAAACTCCAATGGGTCCTGGCGGAAGCTGGCTTGAAGTTGGTCCAAAAGGCGCCGAAACTGCACTTGTTCTTTACCCGAAAGCAATGATGAAAGGCTGGGAGCAAATGAAGCCTTCCATCGTTTTTGTGTGTGATGATATACAAGCAACTTATGAAAAAATGAAGGCAAATGGAGTCCAATTCGAAAGTGAACCGAAGCAAATGCAATGGGGAACTTTTGCAACATTCCTTGATGAAGACGGAAACTCGTATGTTTTAAAGGGATAA
- a CDS encoding MerR family transcriptional regulator, giving the protein MAIDPSYKTKKVITIGIVSELTGLSERQIRYYEERKLIFPERTEGGNRKYSFADVEQLIEIANKREEGIQTYEIRQEMLKAKEKRKEEERKVRNQMLRGQINARFGIQNRNNSQY; this is encoded by the coding sequence ATGGCAATTGATCCTTCCTATAAAACAAAAAAAGTAATCACGATAGGAATCGTCAGTGAACTAACAGGATTATCAGAACGGCAAATTCGATACTATGAGGAGAGGAAGCTTATTTTTCCCGAACGTACGGAAGGCGGCAACAGAAAATATTCTTTTGCTGATGTAGAACAGCTTATTGAAATTGCCAATAAGCGGGAAGAGGGTATTCAAACATATGAAATCAGGCAGGAAATGCTAAAAGCAAAAGAAAAGAGAAAAGAAGAAGAAAGAAAGGTGCGTAATCAAATGCTGAGGGGGCAAATAAACGCAAGGTTCGGGATTCAAAATAGAAATAACTCCCAGTACTAA
- the pgmB gene encoding beta-phosphoglucomutase: MTKTLRAVIFDLDGVITDTAEYHYLAWKALAEDLGIPFTRGFNEELKGVSRMDSLEKILARGGKQHDFSNEEKEKLADQKNRHYLMLIKNITPSDILPGVKEFISEIKTRGIKIGLASASKNAYQVMESLRMKDQFDAIVDARKIKNGKPDPEIFLAAAKLLQVEPDECIGIEDAAAGVESIKRAGMFAVAIGAKENFPGADLVYSSTAELSFEKILEIYNKNLTQ, encoded by the coding sequence ATGACGAAAACACTTCGAGCTGTTATTTTTGATTTGGACGGGGTTATTACGGACACCGCTGAATACCACTACTTAGCATGGAAAGCGCTTGCTGAAGATCTCGGAATTCCGTTCACGAGGGGATTTAACGAGGAATTAAAAGGGGTCTCCCGCATGGATTCGCTTGAAAAAATCCTCGCCCGCGGCGGAAAACAGCACGATTTTTCGAATGAAGAAAAAGAAAAGCTTGCAGATCAAAAAAACCGCCATTATTTAATGCTGATTAAAAACATAACTCCTTCCGACATATTGCCTGGAGTAAAAGAATTCATTTCGGAAATTAAAACAAGGGGAATAAAGATTGGATTGGCTTCGGCAAGCAAAAATGCTTATCAAGTTATGGAGTCTCTTCGGATGAAAGATCAATTTGATGCAATTGTCGATGCCAGAAAAATAAAAAACGGTAAACCCGATCCGGAAATCTTTTTGGCGGCAGCGAAGCTTTTGCAAGTGGAACCTGATGAATGCATCGGGATCGAAGATGCAGCTGCAGGAGTGGAATCGATTAAACGCGCAGGGATGTTTGCGGTGGCAATCGGGGCTAAAGAGAACTTTCCGGGCGCTGATCTCGTATACAGCAGTACCGCTGAACTTTCTTTTGAAAAAATACTTGAAATCTATAACAAAAATTTGACTCAATAG
- a CDS encoding DUF2971 domain-containing protein — translation MPVIKEIDEMLSKKFWEFMGEIIRNTNQTKKVLYHYTSLDRFMGMIESNNLWMSKGNFLNDSSELIYIEKIANDTINKLEDRIIEKYGNSGTDAILRNEFIKQLKVSIGKFIHDITIDDFEVYVLSLTQNQDSLTLWYHYSKGDGYNIGFSTEALINKMNEVKKRIEHEFNLFYGKVIYDKDQQEKMLMEALIRSFDCVYQFKDRISFEEMAENLYHHFFLVITSFSIFFKHDSFRNEEEYRIALTRRRERKQETEVLFRARNGIIIPYIQIHFVEKLPVRHVTIGPKNNIAIAKNGVEYYLRNKGYNLDEITVSKSVATLRY, via the coding sequence ATGCCTGTTATAAAAGAGATTGACGAGATGTTATCAAAGAAGTTTTGGGAGTTTATGGGGGAAATAATTCGGAATACAAACCAAACAAAGAAGGTGCTTTACCACTATACAAGTTTAGATCGTTTTATGGGAATGATTGAAAGCAATAACCTCTGGATGTCCAAAGGTAATTTTCTTAATGATTCGAGCGAACTGATCTATATTGAAAAGATTGCCAATGATACGATAAATAAGCTCGAGGACCGGATTATCGAAAAGTATGGAAACAGCGGGACAGACGCTATATTAAGAAACGAATTTATTAAACAATTAAAGGTTTCAATCGGCAAATTTATTCATGATATCACCATTGATGACTTTGAGGTTTATGTACTCTCTTTAACGCAGAATCAAGATTCATTGACTCTCTGGTACCATTATTCTAAAGGAGACGGGTATAATATTGGCTTTTCGACAGAAGCATTGATCAATAAAATGAATGAGGTAAAAAAAAGAATTGAACATGAATTCAACCTCTTTTATGGAAAAGTCATTTACGATAAAGACCAACAAGAAAAAATGTTAATGGAAGCATTAATCCGTTCTTTTGATTGTGTTTATCAATTTAAAGACCGCATCAGCTTTGAGGAAATGGCTGAAAATTTGTACCATCATTTCTTTTTGGTTATCACGTCTTTCTCGATCTTTTTTAAGCACGATTCGTTCCGAAACGAAGAAGAGTATCGGATTGCCTTGACAAGAAGAAGAGAAAGAAAACAAGAGACTGAAGTACTTTTCAGAGCAAGAAATGGCATTATCATACCTTATATTCAGATTCATTTTGTTGAAAAACTTCCCGTACGCCATGTCACAATCGGGCCGAAAAACAATATTGCGATTGCCAAAAATGGTGTTGAATATTATTTGAGAAATAAAGGCTACAACTTGGATGAAATTACAGTCAGCAAATCAGTAGCCACATTAAGATATTGA
- a CDS encoding ABC transporter ATP-binding protein, whose amino-acid sequence MENLIIETRNLSKRFGSFTAVDDIDLRVPKGKIYGFLGPNGAGKSTTIRMLLGLIKPSKGGVRLVGKPIDKNRMEILKKIGSLVESPSYYGHLTAYENLEITRKILGVDKKEIDRVLDIVKLSDVKNKLVKKYSLGMKQRLGIAQALLGNPELLILDEPTNGLDPAGIQEIRYLIKTLPEKTGMTVMVSSHILSEIELIANHVGIIHKGKLIFQGTMDELRSRGESHITIGASPVHEAANFLKEKGYSIKINENGIIVKDHSVNPAQINRELVLGEFDVYHLSQKKETLEQIFLNITAKEDGR is encoded by the coding sequence ATGGAGAATTTGATTATTGAAACTAGGAATCTTTCAAAGAGGTTCGGAAGTTTTACGGCGGTAGATGATATTGATTTGAGAGTTCCAAAGGGAAAAATTTACGGTTTTCTTGGTCCAAATGGGGCCGGCAAGTCCACAACCATTCGAATGCTTCTCGGTCTAATCAAGCCGTCAAAGGGCGGCGTCCGCCTGGTCGGCAAACCAATTGACAAAAACAGAATGGAAATTCTCAAGAAAATCGGTTCTCTTGTAGAAAGCCCTTCTTATTACGGGCATTTAACGGCATATGAAAACCTTGAGATTACAAGAAAAATTCTTGGGGTAGATAAAAAAGAGATTGACAGAGTATTAGACATCGTGAAACTCTCAGATGTTAAAAATAAATTGGTAAAAAAATATTCGTTAGGAATGAAGCAGCGCCTTGGAATTGCACAGGCTCTTCTTGGAAATCCTGAACTGCTGATTCTGGACGAACCGACAAACGGCCTTGATCCAGCAGGCATTCAAGAGATACGCTATTTGATTAAAACCTTGCCGGAAAAAACGGGAATGACGGTAATGGTGTCAAGTCATATCTTAAGCGAAATCGAGCTGATTGCAAACCACGTTGGAATTATCCATAAAGGAAAACTAATCTTTCAGGGAACAATGGATGAACTTCGCTCAAGAGGAGAGTCGCATATTACGATCGGAGCAAGTCCGGTCCACGAGGCTGCCAATTTTTTAAAAGAAAAAGGATATTCCATAAAGATAAATGAGAATGGAATTATTGTGAAAGATCACTCCGTCAATCCTGCACAAATTAACAGAGAACTCGTTCTTGGTGAATTTGATGTTTATCACCTGAGCCAAAAGAAAGAGACGCTCGAGCAAATCTTCTTGAATATTACTGCAAAGGAGGACGGGAGATGA
- a CDS encoding GerAB/ArcD/ProY family transporter, translated as MEKAKINASQLFVLILLFELGSALLIPLAIEAKQDAWLAILIGMAGGFLLFLVYHRLYQFYPDILPTEYAQKIMGKFFGRVFAFLYILYFAYLAARVLRDFGEMLVTFFYPETPLFIVNSLLMIVIVYTVRKGIEVLARTGELLFVIIYFLAISGFILIIASGLIDINNLKPVLEEGIWPIMKSVYTETWYIPFGESIVFAMIFPYLNNPKKVKITGILALGLSGINLALVMTINICVLGVNLTSRSQFPLLSTIQTIQVAEFLERLDVFFMFALTICGFFKISVYMYAAVTGIANLFRVKEPSQLVYPIGLVILFLSIIIASNFPEHFKEGLQVVPLVLHLPFQVIIPLLFLVIAFFKNRKKL; from the coding sequence GTGGAGAAAGCGAAAATCAACGCAAGCCAGCTGTTTGTCCTGATTTTATTATTTGAATTAGGCAGTGCTTTGTTGATCCCTCTTGCGATTGAGGCGAAGCAAGATGCTTGGCTTGCCATTCTAATTGGAATGGCAGGCGGCTTTTTATTATTTTTAGTCTATCATCGTCTTTATCAATTTTATCCTGATATCCTACCAACAGAATATGCACAAAAAATAATGGGGAAATTTTTCGGTCGGGTATTTGCCTTTCTTTACATACTCTATTTTGCCTATCTTGCTGCAAGGGTTTTGAGAGATTTCGGAGAGATGCTTGTAACATTTTTCTATCCAGAAACTCCTTTGTTCATTGTGAACTCATTATTAATGATCGTGATTGTTTATACTGTTCGAAAAGGAATCGAGGTATTAGCAAGAACAGGGGAATTGCTTTTTGTTATCATATATTTTCTTGCTATCTCCGGTTTTATTCTTATTATTGCTTCTGGTTTGATTGATATCAATAACTTAAAACCGGTACTTGAAGAAGGAATTTGGCCGATAATGAAATCTGTATATACTGAAACCTGGTACATTCCGTTTGGGGAATCGATCGTATTTGCGATGATTTTCCCTTATTTGAATAACCCAAAAAAGGTGAAAATCACCGGTATATTGGCCTTAGGGTTAAGCGGCATCAACTTGGCTCTTGTAATGACTATTAACATCTGCGTTCTCGGTGTTAATCTCACTTCACGTTCGCAATTTCCTTTGCTCAGTACAATACAAACAATCCAAGTAGCAGAGTTTTTAGAACGTCTTGATGTTTTTTTTATGTTTGCCTTGACTATCTGCGGCTTCTTTAAAATATCCGTATATATGTATGCAGCGGTAACAGGCATTGCAAACTTATTTCGCGTCAAAGAACCTTCGCAGCTTGTTTATCCGATTGGGCTTGTTATTTTATTCTTATCCATCATAATTGCCAGCAATTTTCCGGAACACTTTAAAGAAGGATTACAGGTTGTTCCGCTTGTTTTGCATCTTCCTTTTCAAGTAATCATCCCCCTTTTGTTTCTCGTTATTGCCTTTTTTAAAAATAGGAAAAAACTATAA
- a CDS encoding alpha/beta-type small acid-soluble spore protein: MARKNKILVPEAREGLNQLNAKVSGAKNPDEAKFEIAKEAGIPLKKGYNGNLTANQAGKIGGNIGGSMVRELVKMAEQSLMNKQPKR; encoded by the coding sequence ATGGCAAGAAAAAATAAAATTCTCGTTCCGGAAGCGAGAGAAGGACTCAATCAGCTAAATGCAAAGGTCAGCGGAGCAAAAAATCCCGATGAAGCAAAATTTGAAATTGCAAAAGAAGCTGGAATTCCTCTGAAAAAAGGATATAATGGCAACCTGACTGCCAACCAAGCTGGAAAAATTGGCGGAAATATCGGGGGCAGCATGGTACGTGAACTAGTAAAAATGGCTGAGCAAAGTTTAATGAATAAGCAGCCCAAAAGATAA